A window of the Sabethes cyaneus chromosome 1, idSabCyanKW18_F2, whole genome shotgun sequence genome harbors these coding sequences:
- the LOC128732547 gene encoding uncharacterized protein LOC128732547, whose translation MRSFTVLILVAAVSATVAAQKSRSAADLAADIYNTCLNDVNIKCVKSKALSWLSKVSDQDEIKITDTLTIIRTGTDEEENPEVKDEQRNNKAAYLLNKIDSFLSTHALKMGVPEVLQSEEARAYIPDSLTKGGLAEELVVPLTEGNVAEGRGFVKKVMIPFLLGIKFKSTVLVPLALALIALKTWKAMTLGLLSMVLSAAMVIFKFAKPKIVNYEVVHYPPPHTHHVDHHIDHHHLAAHPHVHWDAPAGWKKRSLDAQEQAYAGQL comes from the exons ATGCGCTCATTTACGGTGTTGATCCTGGTAGCGGCAGTTTCCGCAACTGTTGCTGCACAAAAATCACGATCGGCGGCCGATTTGGCCGCTGATATATATAATACATGCCTAAATGATGTGAATATAAAGTGCGTCAAATCGAAAGCACTATCGTGGTTAAGTAAAGTGTCTGATCAAGATGAAATTAAGATCACCGATACGCTAACCATTATACGTACTGGAACGGATGAAGAAGAAAATCCGGAAGTGAAAGATGAACAGCGCAACAATAAAGCTGCTTATCTCTTGAACAAAATAGATAGCTTTCTCTCGACGCATGCGCTGAAGATGGGAGTTCCGGAAGTCCTGCAATCCGAAGAAGCTCGTGCATACATTCCCGACTCCTTAACGAAAGGAGGGCTCGCCGAGGAACTAGTGGTTCCTTTGACCGAAGGAAATGTAGCTGAAG GTCGTGGCTTTGTAAAGAAAGTCATGATTCCTTTCCTGCTTGGAATCAAGTTTAAATCGACAGTACTGGTACCGCTGGCGCTCGCATTGATTGCCCTTAAGACCTGGAAAGCAATGACGCTCGGACTGCTCTCGATGGTATTGTCGGCAGCGATGGTCATATTCAAATTCGCCAAGCCAAAGATTGTTAATTACGAAGTGGTGCACTATCCGCCACCACATACCCACCATGTGGACCACCATATCGATCATCATCATTTGGCTGCCCACCCGCACGTGCATTGGGACGCTCCTGCCGGATGGAAGAAACGGTCGCTTGACGCTCAGGAACAAGCCTACGCCGGACAACTGTAA